Proteins encoded together in one Oceanobacillus iheyensis HTE831 window:
- a CDS encoding M48 family metallopeptidase, with product MRVLQIISVLLLLLTSTLKLSIIDIPLDDNIIHYFFNASIILTGFSVMFPIVSYFRIKKLKIERDGHLTLILNEMVSEQNTEVFISRQLNNVVTLFKNKQQIIICGKPILELLDNSQVKFLLAHEYFHIKKNHLIKNILSFTFAISGVPILLLIISPFLISRISILWVLIIAFIVYISCFIFHFIFSQRREFAADKYASFIVDSEVAKNTLSILKKHALVPEKSYNIFETHPSLNKRIEKVASK from the coding sequence ATGCGAGTTCTTCAAATTATTTCAGTATTATTATTATTATTAACTTCAACTTTAAAATTGAGTATTATTGATATACCACTAGACGATAATATTATTCACTATTTTTTCAACGCTAGTATTATATTAACCGGATTCAGTGTAATGTTTCCAATAGTCTCATATTTTAGAATAAAAAAATTAAAAATTGAACGAGACGGACATCTTACTTTAATTCTAAATGAGATGGTCTCAGAACAAAACACAGAGGTTTTTATTTCTCGTCAGTTGAATAATGTGGTAACTCTTTTTAAAAATAAACAGCAAATAATTATTTGCGGAAAACCAATTCTCGAGTTATTGGATAACTCACAAGTAAAATTTTTATTAGCTCATGAGTATTTTCACATAAAAAAAAATCACCTAATTAAAAACATACTTTCTTTTACTTTTGCTATATCTGGTGTGCCAATTTTACTGTTAATAATATCACCATTTTTAATATCTAGAATCTCTATACTATGGGTGCTAATAATTGCATTTATTGTATACATTTCATGTTTTATTTTTCATTTTATATTTTCGCAAAGACGTGAGTTTGCTGCAGATAAATATGCTAGTTTTATAGTTGATAGTGAAGTTGCTAAAAATACTTTAAGTATATTAAAAAAACACGCTCTCGTTCCTGAAAAGAGCTATAACATATTTGAAACGCACCCCAGTCTTAATAAAAGGATAGAAAAAGTAGCATCAAAATAA
- a CDS encoding ABC transporter ATP-binding protein, whose translation MIQLSSLVKSYSILNETIDVLKDIDLHIKASEFVAIMGPSGSGKSTLMNIIGCLDHPTSGTYLLNGEEIFEYKENDLAKVRNRSIGFVFQQFQLLPRLNAWKNVELPMIYMGKSKKEREEKVAEALKKVGLAERMNHFPNELSGGQKQRVAIARAIVNQPDIILADEPTGALDTKTSVQVMDLFAALNQAGTTIVLVTHEPEIAEYADRIVLVRDGEIVQQETEGIEG comes from the coding sequence ATGATCCAACTATCCTCCCTTGTAAAAAGTTATTCTATTTTAAATGAAACGATTGATGTTTTAAAAGACATTGATTTACATATAAAAGCTAGTGAATTTGTGGCAATAATGGGTCCTTCTGGATCAGGAAAATCAACCTTAATGAATATTATTGGTTGTCTAGATCATCCAACAAGTGGAACATATTTGCTAAATGGAGAGGAAATTTTTGAATACAAAGAAAATGATTTGGCGAAAGTAAGAAATCGTTCAATTGGATTTGTCTTCCAGCAGTTTCAATTACTGCCTAGGCTCAATGCTTGGAAAAATGTAGAGCTTCCGATGATTTATATGGGAAAATCAAAAAAGGAGAGAGAAGAGAAGGTGGCTGAGGCATTAAAAAAAGTAGGATTAGCCGAACGAATGAATCATTTTCCAAACGAATTATCAGGAGGGCAAAAACAGCGAGTAGCAATTGCGAGGGCTATCGTAAATCAACCAGATATCATTTTGGCAGATGAACCGACAGGAGCACTGGATACAAAAACAAGTGTTCAAGTGATGGATTTGTTTGCCGCACTAAATCAAGCAGGAACAACGATTGTTCTTGTCACTCATGAACCTGAAATTGCTGAATATGCAGACCGAATCGTGCTTGTAAGAGATGGGGAAATTGTACAGCAAGAAACGGAGGGTATAGAAGGATGA
- a CDS encoding stage II sporulation protein M, which produces MKRLKLKFVWIVCGVYFSSFIVGIFVSNLHDNNFEYTPNPLKDTFVSIDTLKYIFTNNIKVFLILLTGFFLLKIPTIISLTSNGLMLGYFLGGLSLNNIQHVLLSLSIHGVPEILSFFIAAYIAFLGRDEFLEYKKFNIKLLVIGVLMVGVAAILETYVSPYFI; this is translated from the coding sequence ATGAAAAGATTAAAATTAAAATTTGTTTGGATTGTTTGTGGTGTTTATTTTTCTTCTTTTATTGTAGGAATCTTTGTCAGTAATTTACATGACAATAACTTTGAATATACACCAAATCCTCTCAAAGATACATTTGTTTCAATTGACACATTAAAATATATTTTTACTAATAATATAAAGGTTTTTTTAATTTTGTTAACAGGTTTTTTTCTCTTGAAAATTCCTACAATTATTAGCTTAACATCGAATGGATTAATGCTAGGTTATTTTCTTGGAGGGTTATCATTAAATAACATTCAACACGTTTTATTGTCTCTATCTATCCATGGAGTTCCAGAAATTTTAAGTTTTTTTATAGCTGCTTATATAGCTTTTCTTGGAAGAGATGAATTCTTAGAATATAAGAAGTTTAATATAAAATTACTAGTCATAGGAGTTCTAATGGTTGGAGTAGCAGCAATACTAGAAACCTATGTTAGTCCTTATTTCATTTAG
- a CDS encoding ABC transporter permease translates to MSFFENIKMALSSLRAHKMRSILTMVGIIIGVGSVIAVIAIGQAGEAILKSQIIGSGNTIDLYYMPSDEELQADPDALTMDPFTEEDIRAIASIPEVKNVIATSSEYGNIRYQEETVEASITGINQAYLEVNGLKLGQGRNLLSADFLAGKRTTVISPSIKDELFDGENPIGRVIYIQSQPVEIVGILEEPSGLLSLGMNEIYLPWNTWRTVFASNDISQVTLQIEKAEDLQDVGSQAADMLNREHNKEEAYQVANMEQIVQGIGQITRIMTIIIGSIAGVSLLVGGIGVMNIMLVSVTERTREIGIRISIGATRYQILFQFLVESVILTLIGGTIGILLGGGTAYLVSYFAGWPSLVSWPIILGGLLFSMIIGIVFGILPANKASRLNPIESLRYE, encoded by the coding sequence ATGAGTTTTTTTGAAAACATTAAAATGGCTCTATCCTCACTACGTGCTCATAAAATGCGTTCCATATTAACTATGGTAGGCATTATTATCGGTGTTGGGTCAGTTATTGCTGTTATCGCTATTGGACAGGCTGGAGAAGCAATACTTAAATCGCAAATTATCGGATCTGGAAATACTATTGATCTATATTATATGCCATCCGATGAAGAGTTACAGGCAGATCCAGACGCGCTAACTATGGATCCCTTCACAGAAGAGGATATTAGGGCTATTGCATCGATTCCAGAAGTGAAAAATGTTATCGCAACTAGTTCAGAATACGGCAATATCCGGTATCAAGAAGAAACAGTTGAGGCCTCCATAACAGGAATTAACCAGGCTTATTTGGAAGTGAATGGATTAAAATTGGGACAAGGGAGAAATCTTTTATCAGCTGATTTTCTAGCAGGAAAGCGTACAACAGTTATTAGCCCCTCTATCAAAGATGAATTATTTGATGGTGAGAATCCAATAGGTAGGGTGATTTATATACAATCGCAACCCGTGGAAATCGTTGGCATACTGGAAGAACCAAGTGGTCTATTATCTCTAGGTATGAATGAAATTTATCTACCATGGAATACATGGCGGACTGTATTTGCCTCCAATGATATAAGTCAAGTCACTTTACAAATTGAGAAAGCAGAAGATCTCCAAGATGTTGGCAGTCAGGCCGCTGATATGTTGAACCGTGAGCATAATAAAGAGGAAGCATATCAGGTTGCTAACATGGAGCAGATTGTACAGGGAATTGGACAAATCACGAGAATCATGACGATTATTATCGGAAGTATAGCAGGTGTCTCACTATTAGTTGGTGGGATTGGTGTTATGAATATTATGCTTGTTTCGGTAACCGAACGAACGCGTGAAATTGGAATTCGTATATCTATTGGAGCAACTCGCTATCAAATATTATTTCAATTTTTAGTCGAATCAGTCATCCTTACTCTCATTGGTGGAACAATTGGAATTCTGCTTGGAGGAGGGACTGCCTATCTTGTGTCTTATTTTGCAGGGTGGCCATCCTTAGTCTCGTGGCCGATTATTTTGGGTGGGCTGTTATTCTCGATGATTATTGGGATTGTTTTTGGTATTTTACCTGCAAATAAAGCATCTCGTCTGAATCCGATTGAATCACTAAGATATGAATAA
- a CDS encoding efflux RND transporter periplasmic adaptor subunit: MKKKKVFVIIFIVLIAGLIIVGNIWNASADSKIEVEVTQLEEETITETVMTSGQLKLAEQQTIYYTPENGEVEEILVNEGDQVESGTPLIFYENTQLDLEQDQNELQLQSANLKVNDLRKQHEVIDDLLRDDEKNEQLQAEHDNIKLQEQQAYIEVEQLQLQKESLQDQINDLEIKSEIAGKVLEVNDQVVVGSNQMEQQPIIRIGTLDQMIIEGFISEYDSLKIEEGNPVTLSSDTVPNQTWEGEVSFISDLPKEIESSGTNGGGGVQYPIEITVASENINLKPGFQIIVEITTDERIANTLPITSIKQNGQTNYVHVVNNGKVESREVGVNTASKESIEITDGVTNEDLVIKDQTDTIEDGMDVSIK, encoded by the coding sequence ATGAAAAAGAAGAAAGTTTTTGTAATAATCTTTATTGTTTTAATAGCAGGATTAATTATTGTTGGTAATATCTGGAATGCATCAGCTGATTCAAAAATAGAAGTAGAAGTGACCCAATTAGAAGAAGAAACTATCACAGAAACAGTTATGACCTCTGGTCAGCTAAAATTAGCAGAGCAGCAAACAATTTACTATACACCTGAAAATGGTGAAGTGGAAGAAATACTGGTTAATGAAGGAGATCAAGTGGAAAGTGGTACACCGCTAATTTTTTATGAAAATACACAGCTGGATTTGGAACAAGATCAAAATGAATTGCAGCTTCAGTCTGCGAATTTAAAGGTCAATGATTTGCGTAAACAGCATGAAGTTATAGATGACTTGCTGAGAGATGATGAAAAAAATGAACAGCTCCAGGCTGAACATGATAATATTAAGCTTCAGGAGCAGCAGGCATATATTGAGGTAGAACAGTTACAGCTACAAAAAGAGTCTTTGCAGGATCAAATCAATGATCTGGAAATAAAAAGTGAAATTGCGGGAAAGGTACTCGAAGTGAATGATCAGGTGGTAGTTGGTTCAAATCAAATGGAACAACAGCCAATTATCCGGATAGGCACATTGGACCAAATGATTATAGAAGGTTTTATCTCTGAATACGACTCATTAAAAATTGAAGAAGGAAATCCTGTAACGCTCTCTTCCGATACAGTTCCTAACCAAACATGGGAAGGTGAAGTCAGCTTTATCTCTGATTTGCCGAAAGAGATAGAAAGTAGTGGTACAAATGGAGGGGGGGGTGTACAATATCCGATTGAAATAACAGTTGCATCAGAGAATATAAATTTAAAGCCAGGATTTCAAATAATTGTTGAAATTACAACCGATGAACGGATCGCAAATACACTTCCAATCACTTCAATTAAACAGAATGGCCAAACCAATTACGTGCATGTAGTCAATAACGGGAAAGTAGAGAGTCGTGAAGTAGGAGTAAATACCGCTTCAAAAGAGTCGATTGAAATTACAGATGGAGTTACAAATGAAGATCTGGTTATTAAGGATCAAACTGATACAATTGAAGATGGTATGGATGTGAGCATCAAATGA